One region of bacterium genomic DNA includes:
- a CDS encoding DUF5117 domain-containing protein has product MKWLRTGTAAETVGALAALAPIAALAAALGCASVGTTGGPAGTESAAAFAKRLAATEAREGLLTFHLDRKEGKVWLELPAPGESTEDTGAEGVIGEYLYVEGLLTGLGSNPIGLDRGQLGPSRLVVLRRLGNRLLVEEPNLGFRALSNDERERRATRQSFANSVLWAGKIEEEAPDGRSLVDFTSFLVRDAHGVTRQLERADQGEYRLDTERSAVDFSACLAFPDNLEFEALLTFVSESPGPLVSRTVPIGEAFGLVQHHSLIRLPDDGYRPREFDPRAGSFAISFQDYAAPLDESIEKRWIVRHRLSLGGPDSELVYYVDSGAPEPVRSALIEGASWWERAFEAAGFPGAYRVELLPDGVHPLDVRYNVIQWVHRSTRGWSYGGGVVDPRSGEMIKGHVSLGSLRVRQDRLIFEGLLGTEKTGSGDPDDPIELALARIRQLSAHEVGHTLGFAHNFAASTYGRASVMDYPAPWVRPTADGELDVSAAYAVGAGAWDVHSTRYAYTEFGDAESEAIGLDTIVRESLDRGLLFLSDEAARPPGAAQPIASLWDNGTDAAQQLAEELEVRRVALKNFGAGNIAEGSPLGLLEEVLATVYFRHRYQLEAAVKMVGGLDYSYALRGDGEHGVEPLPAADQRRALEVVLSALSIEALDLPETILGLLAPRPFGYGDNRELFEHRTAPAFDAIGAAETAADLVVQALLQPERAARLVDLNRRASDLPGFDEVLDRLFEAAFDAGPDESSREVEIRRATRGVVVRGLIDLASDAGAAPSVRAQAESSLRRIRDNVKPAAGAHAAWLESTASRFLDRTSIDDSEQTSPPEIPPGSPIGITPHNSAFALQDCSMGGPR; this is encoded by the coding sequence TTGAAGTGGCTCCGAACAGGAACTGCGGCAGAGACCGTGGGTGCCCTGGCGGCACTGGCGCCGATAGCCGCGCTGGCGGCGGCATTGGGCTGCGCGAGCGTGGGCACCACCGGCGGGCCGGCCGGAACCGAATCAGCCGCTGCCTTCGCGAAGCGGCTCGCCGCCACCGAAGCCCGGGAGGGCCTGCTGACATTTCACCTCGACCGCAAAGAGGGCAAGGTCTGGCTCGAGCTACCGGCGCCCGGGGAGTCCACAGAGGACACCGGGGCCGAGGGCGTGATCGGAGAGTACCTGTACGTCGAAGGTCTCCTGACCGGCCTCGGCTCGAATCCGATCGGCCTGGACCGGGGGCAGCTGGGTCCCAGCCGTCTGGTGGTTCTTCGGCGGCTGGGCAACCGGCTCCTGGTCGAAGAACCCAACCTCGGCTTCCGGGCCCTGTCGAACGACGAGCGCGAGCGCAGGGCGACTCGCCAGTCGTTCGCCAACTCGGTCTTGTGGGCCGGAAAGATCGAAGAGGAAGCGCCGGACGGCAGGAGCCTGGTTGACTTCACGTCTTTTCTGGTACGTGACGCTCACGGTGTCACACGTCAGCTCGAGCGGGCCGATCAAGGCGAGTATCGCCTGGACACCGAGCGCAGCGCGGTCGACTTTTCGGCCTGCCTGGCGTTCCCCGACAACCTGGAATTCGAGGCCCTGCTCACCTTCGTCTCCGAGTCTCCCGGTCCGCTGGTATCTCGAACGGTTCCAATCGGGGAGGCCTTCGGACTGGTTCAGCACCATTCCCTGATCCGGCTTCCTGACGACGGCTACCGTCCGCGCGAGTTCGATCCGCGCGCCGGCTCCTTCGCGATCTCCTTCCAGGACTATGCCGCGCCACTGGATGAGTCGATCGAGAAACGGTGGATCGTGCGGCACCGCCTGAGCCTCGGTGGTCCAGACTCCGAACTGGTCTACTACGTCGACTCGGGGGCTCCCGAGCCGGTGCGCAGCGCCTTGATCGAAGGCGCTTCCTGGTGGGAGCGGGCATTCGAGGCCGCGGGATTCCCGGGCGCCTACCGGGTGGAGCTACTCCCCGACGGAGTCCATCCGCTCGACGTTCGCTACAACGTGATTCAGTGGGTGCATCGCTCGACCCGTGGCTGGTCGTACGGCGGTGGCGTGGTCGATCCCCGCAGTGGCGAGATGATCAAGGGCCATGTCAGCCTGGGCTCACTTCGAGTGCGACAGGACCGGCTGATCTTCGAAGGACTTCTGGGCACGGAGAAGACCGGGAGCGGCGATCCGGACGATCCCATCGAGCTGGCTCTTGCCCGCATCCGCCAGCTCTCCGCCCACGAGGTCGGGCACACTCTCGGTTTCGCCCACAATTTCGCCGCCAGCACCTATGGACGCGCCTCGGTGATGGACTACCCGGCACCCTGGGTGCGACCGACCGCCGACGGCGAGTTGGACGTGAGCGCGGCCTACGCGGTCGGCGCCGGCGCCTGGGACGTGCATAGTACGCGCTACGCATACACGGAATTTGGGGACGCCGAAAGCGAGGCGATCGGTCTGGACACCATCGTCAGAGAGAGCCTGGACAGGGGGCTCCTTTTTCTCAGCGACGAGGCCGCCCGGCCGCCGGGTGCCGCCCAGCCGATCGCCAGCCTCTGGGACAACGGCACCGATGCCGCGCAACAGCTCGCCGAAGAGCTCGAGGTGCGCCGCGTCGCTTTGAAGAACTTCGGCGCCGGCAACATCGCCGAGGGCTCGCCGCTCGGCTTGCTCGAGGAGGTCCTGGCCACGGTGTACTTCCGGCACCGCTACCAGCTCGAGGCGGCGGTCAAGATGGTCGGCGGCCTCGACTATTCCTATGCGCTGAGGGGTGACGGTGAGCACGGAGTCGAGCCGCTTCCGGCCGCGGACCAGCGCCGGGCACTGGAGGTGGTTCTGTCGGCCTTGTCGATCGAAGCTCTCGATCTGCCCGAGACGATTCTCGGGCTGCTGGCGCCGCGGCCCTTTGGCTACGGCGACAACCGCGAGCTGTTCGAGCACCGGACCGCTCCAGCCTTCGATGCAATTGGCGCCGCCGAAACGGCCGCCGATCTGGTCGTTCAGGCTCTGCTGCAGCCCGAGCGCGCCGCTCGTCTGGTGGATCTCAACCGCCGGGCAAGCGATCTACCGGGATTCGACGAAGTCCTCGATCGGCTGTTCGAGGCCGCTTTCGACGCTGGCCCTGACGAAAGCTCCCGCGAGGTCGAGATCCGACGGGCGACTCGGGGCGTGGTCGTGCGTGGGTTGATCGATCTGGCGTCCGACGCCGGCGCCGCGCCCTCGGTTCGTGCCCAAGCCGAGTCGAGTCTGCGTCGTATCCGCGACAATGTGAAACCCGCGGCTGGAGCCCATGCGGCCTGGCTCGAGTCGACGGCCTCGCGGTTCCTCGACCGGACCTCGATCGATGACTCGGAGCAGACCAGCCCGCCCGAGATTCCGCCCGGGTCTCCAATCGGGATCACGCCGCATAACTCCGCCTTTGCGTTGCAAGACTGTTCGATGGGAGGCCCGAGATGA